One part of the Dermacentor silvarum isolate Dsil-2018 chromosome 6, BIME_Dsil_1.4, whole genome shotgun sequence genome encodes these proteins:
- the LOC119457038 gene encoding acetylcholinesterase-1 encodes MTLRHALIISCLLAFVSAGDVPQVYTETGLVSGERLMVNKRQVDAFLGIPYATPPVGDLRFKKPEPAKPWKGTRSATKKPRPCVQTDLPLAEKLPFNYSSASEDCLYLNVWRPAKHCAASVSKCDAKLPVVVFIHGGGFQWGDSALFLYDGSNFAPTANVVLVTFNYRVSIFGFLSLDNKKLPGNMGLWDQNLVLKWVRANIGYFGGDANDVTLWGQSAGGASAGFHAVSPHSKGLFKRLIMQSGTPALTILNVSHRRAARMSAVADAVGCFDHKRSLMEQVDDVLSCMKRVDARKILDAVKAEKPLNQFYPPTHGDEFLPSDPLSDDTWNHLNIKELFTGHTANEGNFLMRNIRRSAPVLDNILNEDYRFITNVVLSVMFQIPISTGRHIVKEYFGDYDEKHDKKKVLEILDDMFGDVVFNCPTMFFAEKASQQGINTYAYIFAHVPTTSPWPNRKGPTHADDIPFMLGSLDFVADPSKLTDVVTEKAKHRLAIGAARITTEERELADQLQEMLSMYFRTGKPKIPLSNAEWPKYSAENPEFVYLQPNNYTRGFGPKRERCEYWRPFLLKQSEGVSPEQPSRRSDASSTEPSPPAKPTRAAVQETAPKSDVRLELYSSSYIPEPSIVLFTFFAFIIWICMA; translated from the exons ATGACGCTGCGTCATGCATTGATTATAAGTTGCCTGTTGGCATTTGTCTCCGCGGGAGATGTGCCGCAAGTCTACACAGAGACAGGCCTCGTTTCTGGGGAACGGTTAATGGTCAACAAACGCCAGGTGGACGCGTTCTTAGGAATACCGTATGCTACGCCTCCCGTTGGAGATCTGCGCTTCAAGAAACCGGAGCCCGCGAAGCCCTGGAAAGGAACGCGCAGTGCTACGAAGAAGCCGCGTCCCTGCGTCCAGACGGACTTGCCACTGGCGGAAAAGCTTCCATTCAATTATTCCAGCGCGAGCGAGGACTGCCTATACCTCAACGTATGGAGACCGGCGAAGCATTGTGCAGCATCCGTATCCAAATGTGACGCTAAGCTGCCCGTCGTCGTCTTCATACATGGTGGCGGATTCCAGTGGGGAGACTCGGCGCTTTTCTTGTATGATGGAAGCAACTTCGCGCCGACAGCGAACGTCGTGCTCGTGACATTCAACTACAGAGTCAGCATCTTCGGGTTTCTGTCGCTCGACAACAAGAAGCTTCCAGGAAATATGGGACTCTGGGACCAAAACCTTGTACTTAAATGGGTTCGTGCCAACATTGGTTACTTTGGTGGTGACGCAAACGATGTAACTCTTTGGGGACAGAGTGCTGGAGGTGCTTCAGCCGGATTTCATGCTGTTTCACCGCACAGCAAAGGACTGTTCAAGCGGCTTATCATGCAGAGCGGCACGCCCGCGCTCACAATCCTGAACGTGTCTCACAGGAGGGCGGCCAGGATGTCGGCGGTGGCAGACGCCGTCGGGTGCTTTGACCATAAACGTAGCTTGATGGAGCAGGTCGACGACGTATTGTCCTGCATGAAACGGGTGGACGCGCGTAAGATACTCGATGCTGTCAAAGCAGAAAAGCCACTGAACCAGTTCTACCCGCCCACACATGGCGACGAGTTCCTTCCTAGTGATCCTCTTTCCGATGACACCTGGAATCACCTGAACATCAAGGAACTTTTCACGGGACACACGGCGAACGAGGGCAACTTCCTCATGCGCAATATACGGCGTTCGGCTCCCGTTCTGGACAACATCCTGAATGAAGACTACCGCTTTATTACAAACGTCGTTCTGTCGGTAATGTTCCAGATACCTATTTCCACCGGCAGGCATATCGTGAAGGAGTACTTCGGCGACTACGACGAAAAGCACGACAAGAAAAAGGTGCTCGAGATCCTGGACGACATGTTCGGCGACGTTGTCTTCAACTGTCCCACGATGTTCTTCGCGGAAAAGGCGTCCCAGCAAGGCATCAATACGTACGCGTATATCTTTGCCCATGTCCCCACCACTTCGCCCTGGCCCAATCGAAAAGGCCCGACGCATGCGGACGATATCCCTTTCATGCTGGGATCCCTAGATTTTGTCGCTGACCCGTCGAAGCTCACAGATGTCGTGACAGAGAAAGCCAAGCATCGTCTCGCTATCGGGGCCGCGAGAATCACAACAGAGGAGCGTGAGCTGGCTGACCAACTCCAGGAGATGCTCTCCATGTACTTCAGAACAGG GAAGCCAAAGATTCCGCTGTCAAACGCTGAGTGGCCCAAGTACTCCGCCGAGAACCCGGAGTTCGTGTACCTGCAGCCTAACAACTACACCCGAGGCTTCGGCCCCAAGAGGGAACGTTGCGAATACTGGAGACCATTCCTACTCAAGCA GAGCGAAGGCGTATCGCCTGAGCAGCCGTCACGGCGGTCCGATGCGTCGTCCACAGAACCGTCGCCACCCGCCAAGCCAACACGAGCCGCTGTGCAGGAGACTGCTCCCAAGAGTGACGTCAGACTGGAGCTGTACTCTAGCTCGTACATTCCCGAGCCGTCTATCGTGCTGTTCACATTCTTCGCCTTCATCATCTGGATTTGCATGGCGTAG
- the LOC125946452 gene encoding acetylcholinesterase-like, protein MSSSFIFRSSGWICVCVCIVTFLNYGHASPVVRIHAGLVKGKRIQTDYADVDAFLGIPYAQPPVGNLRLSRPRPAEAWSGTYAATEFSTPCFQPDQVFNDDARLNYSSSAEDCLYINVWRPASACMNESVCETAELPVVVFLYGGGFQFGDSGLRIYDGTNFVARTNVIFVSLNYRVYFYGFLSAERPALPGNMGLWDQLMALKWVKRNIRRFGGNEQDVTLSGHSAGAIAAGMHALSPQSRGLFTRLLLQSGTPLTMILALSYSGITKFVNIAVTLGCYDTGLSLDAQIGHVVGCLKRLDHVSIRTRMAAVNVKRLMFLPVYGDDMLPFHPLDARNMEIHVKEMFLGTVRDEGTFIVYALRAAVPYLMQFFDLDYRLAVTLGLKFAFDIPTHTGKSIVRAYFGDYSVSHDDAKIVDILSKLIGDAAFDCPTNLFAAKAAEQGAQTYRYLFAHKPSYSFWPDWAGIAHGCELPLTMGSLGSFKSEPRFTSPSGKYGDEMRNGKASHEDEMFMEELLQIWSAFIRDGYVKPAWLGEHLRTLCLDNKITCIWQRKYMTPFYPTANVKRCNGLMVSQTVTHHRQIPLTCEKHCKNIISQ, encoded by the coding sequence ATGTCTTCGTCTTTCATATTTCGCAGCAGTGGTTGGATATGTGTCTGTGTCTGCATCGTGACCTTCCTGAACTACGGCCATGCCTCTCCCGTGGTTCGTATACACGCAGGGTTGGTGAAGGGAAAACGAATTCAAACCGATTATGCTGATGTCGACGCTTTCCTCGGAATCCCGTACGCCCAGCCCCCAGTCGGGAATCTTCGTCTGTCTAGGCCACGGCCTGCTGAAGCCTGGAGCGGAACCTACGCTGCGACCGAGTTTTCTACGCCATGTTTTCAACCAGACCAGGTATTCAACGACGACGCGCGGCTGAACTATTCGTCGTCTGCGGAAGACTGCCTCTACATCAACGTGTGGCGGCCAGCGAGTGCCTGCATGAATGAATCGGTTTGCGAGACGGCGGAGCTTCCTGTGGTGGTGTTTCTGTACGGCGGGGGCTTTCAATTCGGCGATTCCGGACTGCGCATATACGATGGCACAAACTTCGTGGCGCGGACGAACGTCATCTTCGTTAGTCTAAACTACCGCGTGTACTTTTACGGGTTCCTCTCTGCAGAACGTCCGGCCCTTCCCGGAAACATGGGCCTCTGGGACCAGCTCATGGCTCTCAAGTGGGTGAAAcgcaatatacgtcgtttcggCGGCAACGAGCAAGATGTGACGCTCAGTGGTCACAGCGCCGGCGCAATAGCGGCAGGCATGCACGCCCTTTCACCACAAAGCCGAGGACTCTTCACGAGGCTGCTCCTGCAGAGTGGCACTCCACTGACGATGATCCTTGCGCTCTCGTACAGCGGAATCACTAAGTTCGTGAACATTGCGGTCACGTTAGGCTGTTACGACACTGGCCTAAGTCTGGACGCGCAGATTGGCCACGTAGTTGGCTGCCTCAAGCGCCTGGACCACGTCTCGATCCGCACCAGAATGGCGGCGGTGAACGTCAAGCGTCTAATGTTTCTTCCGGTGTATGGCGACGACATGCTGCCTTTCCACCCGCTGGACGCGAGGAACATGGAGATTCACGTCAAAGAGATGTTTCTCGGGACTGTGCGGGACGAAGGAACCTTCATCGTGTACGCGCTTCGTGCCGCCGTGCCTTACCTAATGCAGTTCTTCGACCTCGATTACAGGCTGGCCGTGACGCTAGGGTTGAAGTTCGCGTTCGACATCCCTACACACACGGGAAAGAGCATCGTGCGAGCCTACTTCGGAGATTACAGCGTCTCGCACGACGACGCGAAGATTGTGGATATTCTATCTAAGTTGATAGGCGACGCCGCGTTTGACTGCCCAACGAACCTTTTCGCCGCGAAGGCGGCAGAGCAGGGCGCTCAGACGTACCGCTACCTGTTTGCACACAAGCCTTCGTACAGCTTCTGGCCCGACTGGGCTGGTATCGCTCACGGGTGCGAGCTGCCGCTAACCATGGGATCGCTGGGGTCGTTCAAGAGCGAGCCTCGGTTCACTTCGCCCAGTGGAAAGTACGGGGACGAAATGAGAAACGGAAAGGCTTCGCACGAGGATGAAATGTTCATGGAAGAACTGTTGCAAATATGGTCCGCCTTCATTAGGGATGGGTATGTGAAACCAGCGTGGTTAGGGGAGCATCTGCGTACTTTGTGTTTAGACAACAAAATTACATGCATCTGGCAACGAAAATATATGACACCTTTCTATCCGACGGCCAACGTTAAACGCTGTAATGGTTTAATGGTATCCCAAACCGTGACTCACCACCGACAAATACCACTGACATGTGAAAAACATTGCAAAAATATAATCAGCCAGTAA